Proteins encoded together in one Procambarus clarkii isolate CNS0578487 chromosome 11, FALCON_Pclarkii_2.0, whole genome shotgun sequence window:
- the LOC138363632 gene encoding soluble scavenger receptor cysteine-rich domain-containing protein SSC5D-like gives MPPLTYYVLLTLPPDSSPQPDSSPQHDSTPQPDSSPQTDSSPQPDSSPQPDSSPQPDSSPQPDSSPQPNSTPQPNSTPQPDSTPQPISTPQPDSTPQPISTPQPDSTPQPDSSPQPDSTPQPISTPQSDYTPQPNSTSQPNSTSQPDSTPKPDSTLQPNSSPQPNSTPQPDSTPQPDSTPQSNSTPHPDSTPQPDSTPQPNSTPQPNSTPQPNSTPQPNSTPQPIFTPQSDSTPQPNSTPQPNSTPQPISTPQSDSTPQPDSSPQPDSSPQPDSTPQPNSTPQPNSTPTFQLHLTAQLHLTARLHPTAQLHCSA, from the exons ATGCCTCCACTTACCTACTACGTTCTCCTAACTCTTCCA CCCGACTCCTCCCCTCAGCCCGACTCCTCCCCTCAGCACGACTCCACCCCACAGCCCGACTCCTCCCCTCAGACCGACTCCTCCCCACAGCCCGACTCCTCCCCTCAGCCCGACTCCTCCCCACAGCCCGACTCCTCCCCTCAGCCCGACTCCTCCCCTCAGCCCAACTCCACCCCACAGCCCAACTCCACCCCTCAGCCTGACTCCACCCCTCAGCCCATCTCCACCCCTCAGCCCGACTCCACCCCTCAGCCCATCTCCACCCCTCAGCCCGACTCCACCCCACAGCCCGACTCCTCCCCACAGCCCGACTCCACCCCTCAGCCCATCTCCACCCCTCAGAGCGACTACACCCCACAGCCCAACTCCACCTCTCAGCCCAACTCCACCTCTCAGCCCGACTCCACTCCAAAGCCCGACTCCACCCTTCAACCTAACTCCTCCCCACAGCCCAACTCCACCCCTCAGCCCGACTCCACCCCTCAGCCCGACTCCACCCCTCAGTCCAACTCCACCCCACATCCCGACTCCACCCCTCAGCCCGACTCCACCCCACAGCCCAACTCCACCCCACAGCCCAACTCCACCCCACAGCCCAACTCCACCCCACAGCCCAACTCCACCCCTCAGCCCATCTTCACCCCTCAGAGCGACTCCACCCCACAGCCCAACTCCACCCCACAGCCCAATTCCACCCCTCAGCCCATCTCCACCCCTCAGAGCGACTCCACCCCACAGCCCGACTCCTCCCCTCAGCCGGACTCCTCCCCTCAGCCCGACTCCACCCCACAGCCCAACTCCACCCCTCAGCCCAACTCCACCCCCACATTCCAACTCCACCTCACAGCCCAACTCCACCTCACAGCCCGACTCCACCCCACAGCCCAACTCCACTGCTCAGCCTGA